One Brachyspira suanatina DNA segment encodes these proteins:
- a CDS encoding pyridoxal phosphate-dependent aminotransferase codes for MDISKRIQRLKVSPVRKLNPYAEDAVKRGIKIYHLNVGQPDIETPKIFFEAISKFREKTLKYEHSRGIKPLINKIQAYYDKLGIHYEEEDIVVTSGGSEAISFAMLAIFDEEDEILVSEPLYANYKSFYDLYNIKYNAVRTYAEDGFHLPSVEEIEKHITPKTKAFMLANPSNPTGVVYTKKELDDIAYLAKKHDLFIISDEVYREFVYGDRKAISFGTYKDLADHVIIIDSISKRFSACGARVGCLISKNKKLMTAVFRECQARLSLPTLDMVGAAALYDLPDNYFDEALKEYDYRRKIIFEELATMEGVVTHEPEGAFYVLAKLPVKNAENFIIWLLKDFNINNETVMFAPAEGFYATEGLGKNEVRISYALDSEDLKKSMHILREALIKYREIDK; via the coding sequence ATGGATATATCTAAAAGAATTCAGAGACTAAAGGTTTCGCCTGTTAGAAAATTGAATCCCTATGCTGAAGATGCTGTTAAAAGAGGTATAAAAATATATCATCTTAATGTAGGTCAGCCTGATATTGAAACACCAAAAATATTTTTTGAAGCAATTTCTAAATTTCGTGAAAAGACGCTTAAATATGAACATTCAAGGGGTATTAAACCTCTTATTAATAAAATTCAAGCCTATTATGATAAATTAGGTATTCATTATGAAGAGGAAGATATTGTTGTTACTAGCGGAGGTTCTGAGGCAATATCTTTTGCTATGCTTGCTATATTTGATGAAGAAGATGAAATATTAGTATCTGAGCCTTTATACGCTAATTATAAAAGTTTTTATGATCTTTATAATATTAAATATAATGCTGTTAGAACTTATGCAGAAGACGGCTTTCATCTTCCTAGCGTAGAAGAGATAGAGAAACATATTACTCCTAAAACAAAAGCATTCATGCTTGCAAATCCTTCAAATCCTACAGGTGTTGTATATACTAAAAAAGAGTTAGATGATATTGCTTATCTTGCTAAGAAACATGATTTATTTATCATAAGTGATGAAGTTTATAGAGAATTCGTTTATGGTGATAGAAAAGCAATAAGTTTCGGTACTTATAAAGATTTAGCAGATCATGTTATTATTATAGACTCTATATCAAAAAGATTTTCTGCTTGCGGTGCTAGAGTAGGATGTCTTATAAGCAAAAATAAAAAATTGATGACAGCTGTATTCAGAGAGTGTCAGGCTAGATTATCACTTCCTACTTTAGATATGGTTGGAGCTGCTGCTTTATATGATTTGCCTGATAACTATTTTGATGAAGCTTTAAAAGAATATGATTATAGAAGAAAAATTATATTTGAAGAACTTGCTACTATGGAAGGAGTTGTTACTCATGAGCCAGAGGGAGCTTTCTATGTTCTTGCTAAACTTCCTGTAAAAAATGCAGAAAACTTTATTATATGGCTTTTAAAAGATTTCAATATAAATAATGAAACAGTAATGTTTGCACCCGCGGAAGGTTTCTACGCCACTGAAGGATTAGGAAAAAATGAGGTTAGAATTTCATATGCTTTAGATTCTGAAGATTTAAAAAAATCAATGCATATACTTAGAGAGGCCTTAATTAAATATAGGGAAATAGATAAATAA
- a CDS encoding PEGA domain-containing protein, producing MHIKTIVTIIIATILLYIPLYPFGGKPIRIEKVKPYYTIKDTAKIDVFIYTNLGNNTNYNYLCFAIADAVASQIEYNKTLRLQSETNYTITPVDFERAYNYKVFQFTNITYTSRTEGTNIKIITNYEYTTYTNWGDVRSNVQLISPETEGFFLETNEMLFDYNGSNVILRGTNDFIEKVDIGRNYYEYFGDDIKKYVFTRESDIAIFGTVEYSRPNISIVTYIAYIKERKITSYSITIPEAKIDEQIPNYSLEIANRISYLDKTGVIAINVAPEDAFVYVDDVFIGKSGQTLYVPALTTNSHRFTIKKEAYDTIDTMLSFEKPNENIMLNFQLKELSKSARVQINIPGEEESSVVINGIKETPTNVINRYFGFGTYSLKITNKNYIDYYGTFTVNSTNSLILTPNMKRFKEPTLADKIFKNYERNTKIFLGLTIASAIFTVGTYIYANEVLDSAVVNHYNQYKDLPPSQRPALNLNNYNTAVNIYVAGMVITGAFALTAGVYYMLWINESNFAVEELSFNAGYSGVNLMYSWRW from the coding sequence ATGCATATAAAAACAATTGTAACAATAATAATAGCAACTATTTTACTATATATTCCGTTATACCCTTTTGGCGGAAAGCCTATTAGAATAGAAAAAGTAAAACCTTACTATACAATTAAAGATACTGCAAAAATTGATGTATTCATATATACTAATTTAGGAAATAATACGAATTACAATTATTTATGTTTTGCAATTGCCGATGCAGTAGCAAGCCAAATAGAATATAATAAAACATTAAGACTTCAATCAGAAACTAATTATACAATAACACCAGTAGATTTTGAACGTGCATATAATTATAAAGTATTCCAATTTACTAATATAACATATACAAGCAGAACCGAAGGAACTAACATAAAAATAATAACAAATTATGAGTATACAACTTATACTAATTGGGGGGATGTTAGGAGCAATGTTCAGCTAATTAGCCCAGAAACAGAAGGTTTTTTCCTAGAAACAAATGAAATGTTATTTGATTATAATGGAAGCAATGTAATATTAAGAGGCACCAATGATTTTATTGAAAAAGTTGATATAGGAAGAAATTATTATGAATATTTCGGAGATGATATAAAAAAATATGTATTTACAAGAGAGTCTGACATTGCAATATTTGGAACAGTAGAATACAGCAGACCTAATATCAGTATAGTAACATACATAGCATATATAAAAGAAAGAAAAATCACTTCATATTCTATAACAATACCAGAAGCAAAAATTGATGAGCAAATACCAAATTATTCTTTAGAAATAGCTAATAGAATAAGTTATTTGGATAAAACAGGAGTTATAGCAATAAATGTTGCTCCGGAAGATGCATTTGTTTATGTAGATGATGTATTCATAGGTAAAAGCGGTCAAACATTATATGTTCCGGCATTAACAACCAATAGCCATAGATTTACAATAAAAAAAGAAGCATATGATACTATAGATACTATGCTTTCTTTTGAAAAACCAAATGAAAATATAATGCTTAATTTTCAATTAAAAGAATTAAGTAAAAGTGCAAGAGTACAGATTAATATACCTGGCGAAGAAGAAAGCAGTGTTGTAATCAATGGCATAAAAGAAACACCTACAAATGTAATAAATAGATATTTTGGTTTTGGAACATATTCTTTAAAAATAACAAATAAAAATTATATAGATTATTATGGTACATTTACAGTAAACAGCACTAATTCTTTAATACTTACTCCAAATATGAAGAGATTTAAAGAACCTACATTAGCCGATAAAATATTTAAAAACTATGAAAGAAATACCAAAATCTTCTTAGGATTAACTATAGCAAGTGCTATATTCACAGTAGGTACTTATATATATGCTAATGAAGTGCTGGATTCAGCAGTAGTTAATCACTATAATCAATATAAAGATCTTCCTCCTAGTCAGAGACCAGCTTTAAATTTAAATAATTATAATACAGCCGTCAATATATATGTAGCAGGAATGGTTATAACAGGAGCATTCGCTTTAACTGCTGGAGTATATTATATGCTTTGGATAAATGAAAGTAATTTTGCTGTAGAGGAGCTTTCATTTAATGCCGGTTACAGCGGTGTTAATTTAATGTATTCATGGCGGTGGTAG
- a CDS encoding adenylate kinase, translating to MLNIIFIGAPGVGKGTQSALIEKDYSISHIATGDMLRENIANSTELGKTAKSYMDKGELVPDSLVIDMLKDRIKKDDCKNGFMLDGFPRTIEQAKELSNILESLNYKISAVIDIFASEEIIIDRLLKRGRADDNEETIKNRLKVFENQSKPVLDYYSDKAKIIKIESVGTPEEVYAKIKKELDVL from the coding sequence ATGCTTAATATAATTTTTATAGGAGCTCCCGGAGTTGGAAAGGGAACTCAATCTGCCTTAATTGAAAAAGATTATTCTATATCACATATTGCTACAGGTGATATGCTTAGAGAAAATATTGCAAATAGTACAGAACTTGGAAAAACAGCTAAATCATATATGGACAAAGGAGAATTAGTACCTGACAGCTTGGTTATCGATATGCTTAAAGACAGAATAAAAAAAGATGACTGTAAAAATGGCTTTATGCTTGATGGTTTCCCTAGAACTATAGAACAGGCTAAAGAATTATCAAATATATTAGAAAGTCTAAATTATAAAATAAGTGCTGTAATAGATATATTTGCTTCAGAAGAAATAATAATAGACAGACTCTTAAAAAGAGGACGCGCTGATGATAATGAAGAAACTATTAAAAATAGATTAAAAGTATTTGAAAATCAGAGCAAGCCTGTATTAGATTATTATAGCGATAAAGCAAAAATAATAAAAATAGAGAGTGTCGGAACTCCTGAAGAAGTATATGCTAAAATAAAAAAAGAGTTAGATGTATTATAA
- the nusB gene encoding transcription antitermination factor NusB, which produces MSEEKDINNNNEIENTDAVPRKAVKKKMIIKSKNKENIKDLDLSSYGARRQARIYAVMSLYSYEINDRKETVNEILSFDYDKKIPDNIFSFTRTLVEGTINNLERIDNLIEKYSNNWDIKRIQYVDKSIIRMSIYSLIFLKDIPKSVVIDEAVEISKIFSDKDSYKFVNGILDGIQEKDIQ; this is translated from the coding sequence ATGTCTGAAGAAAAAGATATAAATAACAACAATGAAATTGAAAATACTGATGCTGTCCCTAGAAAAGCTGTTAAGAAAAAAATGATAATAAAGTCTAAAAATAAAGAAAATATTAAAGACTTGGATTTATCATCTTATGGAGCAAGAAGACAAGCTAGAATATATGCTGTTATGTCATTATATTCCTATGAAATTAATGACAGAAAAGAAACTGTAAATGAAATTCTTAGTTTTGATTATGATAAAAAAATACCTGATAATATATTTTCATTCACTAGAACTTTGGTAGAAGGAACTATAAATAATTTAGAAAGAATAGACAATTTAATAGAAAAATATTCTAATAATTGGGATATAAAAAGAATACAATATGTAGATAAATCAATTATTAGAATGTCAATATATTCACTAATATTTTTGAAAGATATACCTAAATCTGTGGTAATAGATGAAGCTGTAGAAATTTCAAAAATTTTTAGTGATAAAGATTCTTATAAATTTGTAAATGGGATTTTAGATGGTATACAAGAAAAAGACATACAATAA